One genomic window of Vibrio rhizosphaerae includes the following:
- a CDS encoding Hcp family type VI secretion system effector — translation MPTPCYISIEGETQGLITSGACTADSIGDSFVEGHEDEMMVQQFDHVVSVPTDPQSGQPAGQRVHKPFKFTVNLNKAVPLLYNALASGEKMSSVTLKWYRTSIEGKQENFFTTTLENATIVDIKCEMPHCQNPADADFTQNLTVSMSYRKITWDHVNAGTSGADDWRKPIEA, via the coding sequence ATGCCAACTCCATGTTATATCTCTATCGAAGGTGAAACTCAGGGGCTAATCACGTCAGGCGCTTGTACAGCAGATTCTATCGGTGACTCTTTCGTTGAAGGTCACGAAGATGAAATGATGGTTCAACAGTTCGACCACGTCGTAAGTGTTCCTACTGATCCTCAGTCTGGTCAGCCAGCAGGTCAACGTGTTCACAAGCCTTTCAAATTCACTGTGAACCTCAACAAAGCCGTTCCACTGCTATATAACGCACTGGCTTCTGGCGAGAAAATGTCTTCTGTTACTTTGAAGTGGTACCGCACTTCAATCGAAGGTAAACAAGAAAACTTCTTCACTACAACACTTGAGAACGCAACAATTGTTGATATCAAGTGTGAAATGCCACATTGCCAAAACCCAGCAGATGCTGATTTCACTCAGAACCTGACTGTCTCAATGTCTTACCGTAAGATCACTTGGGACCACGTTAACGCGGGTACTTCAGGTGCTGACGACTGGCGTAAACCAATCGAAGCTTAA
- a CDS encoding TMEM165/GDT1 family protein, which produces MNILAISITTVTLAEIGDKTQLLSLMLASCYRKPLPIISAIFLATLVNHALAAWLGVVVAEYLSPDILKWVIFASFLSMAVWVLVPDKLDDEGACSSRGPFVASFIAFFIAEIGDKTQIATSVLGAQFADGLVWVVLGTTIGMMIANVPVVLIGKLSADRLPLALIRKVTAVLFVGLAAVSVLY; this is translated from the coding sequence GTGAATATTTTAGCTATTTCAATCACAACTGTAACGCTGGCAGAGATCGGCGATAAAACACAACTCCTTTCATTAATGCTGGCAAGTTGCTATCGCAAACCTTTGCCAATTATCAGCGCTATTTTCCTTGCAACACTGGTCAATCATGCCCTCGCAGCCTGGTTGGGCGTCGTGGTTGCTGAATACCTTTCTCCGGATATTTTAAAATGGGTTATCTTTGCCAGCTTCTTATCGATGGCGGTTTGGGTACTGGTTCCCGATAAACTGGATGATGAGGGCGCTTGTTCAAGCCGAGGCCCGTTTGTTGCCAGTTTTATTGCCTTTTTCATTGCTGAAATCGGGGATAAAACGCAGATCGCCACTTCGGTACTAGGTGCCCAATTTGCGGATGGCTTGGTTTGGGTGGTGTTGGGAACCACGATCGGCATGATGATTGCGAATGTGCCGGTTGTGCTGATCGGCAAGCTCTCTGCGGATCGTTTACCTTTAGCGCTGATTCGGAAAGTCACCGCGGTATTGTTTGTCGGTTTGGCTGCGGTCTCCGTTTTATATTAA
- a CDS encoding HDOD domain-containing protein yields the protein MGQSEMFNRLNELPRIESLLQELLEMVNQDDVDFNALSKKIAMDQVLSARLLRMANSVYFGGSKTISSVNDALIRVGIGAVKTLVVASVLSSAFNRVKTLDMEQYWSDTFEVSVIASQLAPSAGLDKNEAFTIGVLHNVGELMIHSLVPELALEIQAKIKAGMAPLEAQQQVLATTAPALGGKLATSWKFPDSVVDAIEYSSHPDDATKSPQYARLIHLSRIINEHWDLLASEQEKFNFMTRQAYSDLLNVSSAVVPDLDNHRGEGKELAHQII from the coding sequence ATGGGGCAAAGTGAAATGTTCAATCGCTTAAATGAATTGCCAAGAATCGAGTCATTACTGCAAGAGTTACTCGAAATGGTCAATCAAGACGATGTTGATTTTAATGCGTTATCGAAAAAAATCGCCATGGACCAAGTGTTGAGTGCCCGGTTGTTGAGGATGGCTAATTCCGTTTATTTTGGGGGTAGCAAAACGATCTCCTCAGTGAATGATGCTTTGATTCGGGTCGGCATCGGTGCCGTCAAGACATTAGTGGTTGCATCTGTACTTTCGAGTGCTTTTAACCGGGTTAAAACGCTCGATATGGAACAATATTGGTCCGATACATTTGAAGTGTCCGTGATTGCCAGTCAGTTGGCACCTTCGGCTGGTCTCGATAAAAATGAAGCCTTCACGATTGGGGTTTTGCACAATGTCGGTGAGTTAATGATTCATTCATTGGTCCCTGAGCTAGCATTGGAGATTCAAGCCAAAATAAAAGCGGGGATGGCGCCTCTGGAAGCTCAGCAACAAGTTCTTGCGACTACGGCACCGGCTTTGGGCGGAAAATTGGCAACCAGCTGGAAGTTTCCTGATTCAGTCGTTGATGCAATTGAGTACAGCAGTCATCCTGATGATGCGACGAAAAGTCCGCAATATGCCCGGTTAATTCATCTGTCCCGGATCATTAATGAACATTGGGATTTACTGGCCAGCGAGCAGGAAAAGTTCAATTTTATGACCAGACAAGCCTATAGCGATCTGTTGAATGTGTCGTCTGCTGTGGTGCCTGATTTGGATAACCATCGCGGTGAAGGAAAAGAGCTGGCCCATCAGATTATCTAG
- the tusA gene encoding sulfurtransferase TusA, which produces MTIDKSLADYILEAEGLRCPEPVMMVRKTIRSMQDGETLLVIADDPSTTRDVPSFCRFMDHRLLEAQIEQEPYQFLIQKGLS; this is translated from the coding sequence ATGACCATAGATAAATCATTAGCCGACTACATCCTCGAGGCAGAAGGATTAAGGTGTCCCGAACCAGTCATGATGGTCAGAAAAACCATTCGTTCGATGCAAGACGGTGAGACGTTACTGGTCATTGCAGATGATCCCTCAACAACTCGGGATGTTCCCAGTTTCTGTCGGTTTATGGATCATCGGTTGCTGGAAGCTCAGATTGAGCAAGAACCTTATCAGTTTTTAATTCAGAAAGGTCTGTCTTAG
- a CDS encoding tetratricopeptide repeat protein encodes MMRIQPVCITVTLMIGLLTGCANQHKRPSMMAQLYEGRPVSRLNVTGIPQTEQEAIVRGDVARREHNDDLALFEYIRALAFQSGQHRDKTLYKIGQIHQRHQREVLAEKAYQMALQENPHNIDVLQQLGMNYSKKGAFDVGKRFFIQAIDADQLRLHHQMRVPQAISHIELINALELDEHSPLDAYMGLGIVYDMSSQHEIAQALYKKALHIQPESSKLLLNIGYSYYMSGDYPEAKRATLAALRLDPDNSRTQNNLALIYLGDGKIQRALNVFIQQMQMENYQALSRVGYFLMIQGHADQAIPYLQQAIDENPSDDQTVHDNLKRALAESQALVRQ; translated from the coding sequence ATGATGAGAATACAACCTGTGTGCATCACCGTGACATTGATGATTGGATTACTCACCGGATGTGCAAACCAGCATAAACGGCCATCGATGATGGCGCAATTGTATGAGGGACGTCCGGTAAGTCGCCTGAATGTGACGGGTATACCACAAACGGAACAAGAAGCGATTGTGCGTGGTGATGTTGCAAGACGTGAGCACAATGATGATTTAGCGTTGTTTGAATATATTCGTGCATTGGCTTTTCAATCAGGGCAGCACCGGGATAAAACCCTGTATAAGATTGGGCAGATTCACCAACGGCATCAGCGTGAAGTATTGGCAGAGAAAGCCTATCAGATGGCATTGCAGGAGAATCCACACAATATTGATGTATTGCAGCAGTTGGGGATGAATTACAGTAAAAAAGGGGCGTTTGATGTGGGAAAACGTTTCTTTATTCAAGCGATTGATGCCGATCAGTTGCGTTTGCATCACCAGATGCGGGTTCCTCAGGCGATAAGCCATATTGAGTTGATCAATGCTTTAGAACTGGATGAACATTCTCCTCTCGATGCTTATATGGGATTGGGGATTGTGTATGATATGAGCTCGCAACATGAGATTGCTCAGGCACTCTATAAAAAGGCGCTGCATATCCAGCCCGAATCGAGCAAATTACTGCTGAATATCGGTTATTCCTATTACATGAGCGGTGATTATCCGGAGGCAAAACGCGCCACACTTGCTGCATTGCGGCTCGATCCGGACAACAGCAGAACCCAGAATAATCTAGCTTTGATCTATCTGGGAGATGGCAAAATTCAGCGAGCGTTGAATGTATTCATACAGCAGATGCAGATGGAAAACTATCAAGCACTCAGTCGTGTCGGCTACTTTCTCATGATTCAGGGTCATGCCGACCAAGCTATTCCTTATTTACAACAAGCAATTGATGAAAATCCATCCGATGACCAAACCGTTCACGACAATCTGAAAAGAGCGTTGGCTGAATCTCAGGCTTTGGTACGCCAATAG
- the ilvA gene encoding threonine ammonia-lyase, biosynthetic produces MTFTNQTGADYLRQILRAPVYEAAIVTPLQDMTRLSARINNRVQLKREDRQPVHSFKLRGAYNMIANLNEDQRQAGIITASAGNHAQGLALSGTKMGVKTTIVMPKTTPDIKVDAVRGFGGEVVLFGNNFDEAKAEAERLAAEYHYTFVPPFDHPLVIAGQGTIGMEMLQQNGHLDYIFVPVGGGGLAAGIAVLIKQLMPEIKVIAVEPEESGCLKAALDAGEPVTLDQVSMFADGVAVKRIGDETFRLCQQYLDGHISVSSDEICAAVKDIFEDTRAIAEPSGALALAGLKKYAEQYQLTGKQLGSVLSGANTNFHGLRYVSERCELGEKREGLLAVTIPERQGAFFEFCQIIGGRAVTEFNYRYNDDSLANVFVGIRLAGGPEELNSIIQDLRKAGYPVIDLSDDEIAKLHIRYMIGGKPSKPLKERLYAFEFPEYPGALLKFLSTLGTHWNISLFNYRNHGADYGRVLCAFELNDDDLSRFSAHLVELGYQYKDETDNPTYRFFLS; encoded by the coding sequence ATGACATTCACCAACCAAACCGGCGCAGATTATCTGCGCCAGATATTGCGGGCCCCGGTTTACGAAGCAGCAATCGTCACACCACTTCAGGACATGACACGGCTCTCTGCCAGAATTAATAATCGGGTGCAACTCAAACGTGAAGATCGCCAGCCGGTTCATTCGTTTAAACTACGCGGTGCTTACAACATGATCGCCAACCTGAACGAAGACCAACGTCAGGCAGGAATCATTACCGCATCGGCAGGCAATCATGCACAAGGGTTGGCTTTGTCCGGAACAAAAATGGGCGTCAAAACAACCATTGTTATGCCCAAAACCACCCCGGATATTAAAGTTGATGCGGTGCGCGGCTTTGGCGGAGAAGTGGTGTTATTCGGCAATAACTTCGATGAAGCCAAAGCAGAAGCCGAACGACTGGCCGCTGAGTATCACTACACATTCGTACCACCGTTTGATCACCCGCTGGTGATCGCCGGGCAAGGCACTATTGGTATGGAAATGTTGCAGCAGAATGGTCATCTGGATTACATCTTCGTCCCGGTCGGTGGCGGAGGTCTGGCTGCGGGCATCGCCGTGCTGATCAAACAACTGATGCCAGAAATCAAAGTGATTGCGGTTGAGCCGGAAGAATCCGGCTGCTTAAAAGCGGCACTCGATGCCGGTGAACCCGTGACGCTTGATCAGGTCAGCATGTTTGCTGACGGGGTGGCGGTGAAACGGATCGGTGATGAAACCTTCCGCCTGTGTCAGCAATATCTGGACGGTCATATCTCTGTCTCCAGTGACGAAATCTGTGCCGCTGTGAAAGATATTTTTGAAGATACCCGCGCCATTGCTGAACCATCCGGTGCGCTGGCACTGGCTGGTCTGAAAAAATACGCGGAGCAATACCAACTGACCGGCAAACAGTTAGGCTCGGTACTTTCCGGCGCCAATACGAACTTCCACGGCCTGCGCTACGTTTCAGAACGATGTGAGCTGGGTGAAAAGCGAGAAGGTTTGCTTGCCGTCACCATCCCTGAACGTCAGGGAGCATTTTTCGAATTCTGCCAGATTATCGGTGGCCGGGCGGTCACAGAGTTTAACTATCGCTACAATGATGACTCACTGGCTAATGTCTTCGTCGGGATCCGTCTTGCCGGAGGCCCGGAAGAGCTCAACAGTATCATTCAGGATCTGCGTAAAGCTGGCTACCCGGTCATTGATTTATCGGATGACGAAATCGCCAAACTGCATATTCGTTATATGATTGGCGGTAAACCGTCCAAGCCACTCAAAGAACGGTTATACGCGTTTGAATTTCCCGAATATCCCGGCGCACTGCTGAAATTCCTCAGTACGCTCGGTACACACTGGAACATCAGTCTGTTCAACTATCGCAATCATGGTGCCGACTACGGTCGAGTTCTCTGTGCCTTTGAACTCAATGATGACGATTTGAGCCGTTTTTCAGCGCATCTGGTTGAATTGGGGTATCAGTACAAAGACGAGACTGATAATCCGACCTATCGGTTCTTTTTGTCTTAG